A DNA window from Mastacembelus armatus chromosome 11, fMasArm1.2, whole genome shotgun sequence contains the following coding sequences:
- the LOC113126853 gene encoding gamma-enolase translates to MSIVSVVAREILDSRGNPTVEVDLHTEKGLFRAAVPSGASTGIYEALELRDGDKSRYKGKGVLKAVGHINDTLGPALIASGVSVVEQEQLDNMMIEMDGTENKSQFGANAILGVSLAICKAGAAEKDVPLYRHIADLAGNTELVLPVPAFNVINGGSHAGNKLAMQEFMVLPVGAESFKEALRIGSELYHTLKGVIQEKYGQDATNVGDEGGFAPNILENSEALDLLQTAIEKAGFTDKVVVGMDVAASEFYREGKYDLDFKSPPDPERHITAEELADIYQGFVNNYPVVSIEDPFDQDDWEAWSRLTAQVGIQVVGDDLTVTNPKRIEKAAEERACNCLLLKVNQIGSVTEAIQACKLAQANGWGVMVSHRSGETEDTFIADLVVGLCTGQIKTGAPCRSERLAKYNQLMRIEEELGDQARFAGHNFRNPSAL, encoded by the exons ATGTCGATTGTGAGCGTTGTTGCCAGGGAGATCTTGGACTCCCGGGGAAACCCCACTGTGGAAGTGGACCTTCACACAGAGAAAG GTCTGTTCAGGGCTGCAGTGCCCAGCGGAGCGTCCACAGGAATCTACGAAGCTCTGGAGCTCAGAGATGGAGACAAGAGCCGCTACAAGGGCAAAG GTGTTTTGAAGGCAGTCGGACACATCAACGACACCCTGGGTCCTGCTCTTATAGCGTCT GGCGTCAGCGTGGTGGAGCAGGAGCAGCTGGACAACATGATGATCGAGATGGACGGCACAGAGAACAAAT CTCAGTTTGGAGCTAATGCCATCCTGGGGGTGTCTCTGGCCATCTGTAAGGCCGGTGCTGCAGAGAAAGACGTCCCCCTGTACCGCCACATAGCCGACCTGGCCGGAAACACAGAGCTGGTGCTGCCGGTTCCT gcCTTTAATGTGATAAATGGAGGATCTCATGCAGGAAACAAACTGGCCATGCAGGAGTTCATGGTTCTCCCAGTTGGAGCTGAGTCTTTCAA GGAGGCGTTGAGGATAGGATCTGAGCTGTACCACACACTGAAAGGGGTGATTCAGGAGAAATATGGCCAGGACGCCACCAACGTGGGAGACGAGGGAGGATTCGCTCCAAACATCCTGGAGAACAGTGAAG CTCTGGATCTGCTGCAGACGGCCATAGAGAAGGCTGGCTTCACAGACAAGGTGGTGGTCGGGATGGACGTGGCAGCCTCAGAGTTTTACCGTGAAGGGAAATACGACCTGGACTTCAAATCACCGCCGGATCCAGAGAGACACATCACTGCAGAGGAGCTGGCTGACATCTACCAGGGCTTCGTCAACAACTACCCAG TGGTGTCCATCGAGGACCCGTTTGATCAGGACGACTGGGAGGCCTGGTCCCGTCTGACAGCGCAGGTGGGGATCCAAGTTGTTGGGGATGACCTGACGGTGACCAACCCCAAGAGGATAGAGAAAGCTGCCGAGGAGCGAGCCTGCAACTGCCTGCTGCTCAAAGTCAACCAGATCGGCTCCGTCACTGAGGCCATCCAGGC gTGTAAACTGGCTCAGGCCAATGGTTGGGGTGTGATGGTCAGCCATCGCtcaggagagacagaggacacCTTCATCGCTGACCTGGTGGTGGGACTGTGCACTggacag ATTAAGACCGGCGCCCCCTGCAGATCTGAGAGGCTGGCCAAGTACAACCAGCTCATGAG gaTTGAGGAGGAACTGGGGGACCAGGCTCGCTTTGCAGGCCATAATTTCAGAAACCCCAGCGCcctgtga
- the LOC113126880 gene encoding cell division control protein 42 homolog, producing the protein MQTIKCVVVGDGAVGKTCLLISYTTNKFPSEYVPTVFDNYAVTVMIGGEPYTLGLFDTAGQEDYDRLRPLSYPQTDVFLVCFSVVSPSSFENVREKWVPEISHHCPRTPFLLVGTQVDLRDDTNTLEKLAKNKQRALTSESGEKLARELKAVKYVECSALTQRGLKNVFDEAILAALEPPDNKPKKRCVLL; encoded by the exons ATGCAGACTATCAAGTGTGTGGTGGTGGGAGACGGTGCAGTGGGAAAGACCTGCCTGCTCATATCTTACACGACCAACAAGTTTCCCTCTGAATACGTCCCCACG GTGTTTGACAACTATGCAGTAACGGTGATGATCGGCGGGGAGCCGTACACTCTGGGACTGTTTGACACTGCAG GTCAGGAGGACTACGACAGACTGCGACCCCTCAGCTACCCTCAGACCGACGTCTTCCTCGTCTGTTTCTCCGTCGTTTCGCCTTCTTCCTTTGAGAACGTCAGAGAgaag TGGGTGCCAGAGATTTCACACCACTGCCCGCGGACGCCTTTCCTGCTGGTTGGGACTCAGGTGGATCTGAGAGACGACACCAACACTCTGGAGAAACTGGCCAAGAACAAACAGCGAGCCCTGACCAGCGAGAGTGGAGAGAAACTGGCCCGAGAGCTCAAAGCTGTCAAATATGTGGAGTGTTCAGCTCTTACACAG aGGGGACTGAAGAATGTCTTTGATGAGGCCATCCTGGCAGCTCTGGAGCCCCCAGACAACAAACCCAAGAAGCGCTGCGTCCTGCTATAG
- the LOC113126865 gene encoding C-type lectin domain family 4 member D-like, producing the protein MSSPSSAQATEGMYYKLIDDDHSHGTGVAHGAHPVCAVRVTQSLRGPGPYRLATICLAALCAVLLISIIAITAHYKNKPQGGGNLASDSQHQGQDVNVSLLTATIHKLQEEKQQLQKEKDELQVKLAATKAPCVIKPTTKAPPIPSPIVCSSDWRLFNNSCYFISTIRHDWEDSQSFCQTHGGHLAIIHTAEEQTFLWDLLPRGHWNSYWFGITDEHTEDQWKWVDGTPLVGGFWEVGEPNNHINEDCGYIVKTTVLERVAIRSWYDAPCSMTLPFICEKEMGTNPQ; encoded by the exons ATGTCGAGCCCCAGCAGCGCCCAGGCCACTGAGGGGATGTACTACAAATTGATAGACGACGACCACAGCCACGGGACAGGTGTGGCACACGGAG CTCACCCAGTCTGCGCAGTCAGAGTGACCCAGAGTCTGAGAGGCCCCGGACCCTACCGCCTCGCCACCATCTGCCTGGCTGCGCTGTGCGCCGTCCTGCTGATCTCCATCATAGCCATCACTGCACACT ATAAGAACAAACCTCAGGGTGGTGGGAATTTGGCCTCAGATTCGCAGCACCAGGGGCAGGATGTGAATGTGTCACTTCTGACCGCCACCATCCacaagctgcaggaggagaaacagcagctgcagaaagagaaGGACGAGCTGCAGGTCAAACTGGCTGCCACTAAAG CTCCTTGTGTGATCAAACCCACGACGAAGGCTCCCCCGATCCCCAGCCCTATCGTCTGCAGTTCCGACTGGCGTCTCTTCAACAACAGCTGTTACTTCATCTCCACCATCCGGCATGACTGGGAGGATAGTCAGAGTTTCTGCCAGACCCACGGAGGTCACCTGGCTATCATCCACACAGCCGAGGAGCAG ACGTTTCTGTGGGATCTTCTTCCCAGAGGTCACTGGAATTCCTACTGGTTTGGCATCACTGATGAGCACACAGAGGATCAGTGGAAATGGGTGGATGGTACTCCGCTGGTCGGAGG TTTCTGGGAGGTCGGCGAGCCCAATAACCACATCAATGAGGACTGCGGCTACATCGTGAAAACCACTGTCCTGGAGCGAGTGGCTATTCGGAGCTGGTACGACGCGCCTTGCTCAATGACCCTGCCCTTCATCTGTGAGAAAGAGATGGGCACCAACCCACAGTGA
- the tpi1a gene encoding triosephosphate isomerase A, protein MASRKFFVGGNWKMNGDKESLGDLISSLNSASLDDQTEVVCAAPPIYLDFVRSSLDPRIGVAAQNCYKVAKGAFTGEISPAMIKDCGADWVILGHSERRHVFGESDELIGQKVAHALDADLGVIACIGEKLEEREVGTTEEVVYSQTQVIAENVKDWGKVVLAYEPVWAIGTGKTATPEQAQEVHEKLRSWLRANISDDVADSVRIIYGGSVTGVNCRELASQDDVDGFLVGGASLKPEFVDIINARA, encoded by the exons ATGGCGTCCAGGAAGTTTTTcgtgggaggaaactggaagATGAACGGGGACAAGGAGAGTCTGGGAGACCTGATCTCCAGCTTGAACAGCGCCAGCCTGGACGACCAGACCG AAGTGGTGTGTGCTGCGCCCCCAATCTACCTGGACTTTGTTCGGTCCAGTCTGGATCCCAGGATCGGGGTCGCCGCCCAGAACTGTTACAAGGTGGCGAAGGGAGCGTTTACAGGAGAGATCAG CCCGGCTATGATAAAGGACTGCGGGGCGGACTGGGTGATCCTGGGACACTCGGAGCGTCGACACGTGTTCGGGGAAAGTGACGAGTTGATCGGCCAGAAG GTGGCTCATGCTCTGGACGCTGATCTGGGCGTGATCGCCTGCATCGGGGAGAAGCTGGAGGAGCGGGAGGTAGGCACCACCGAAGAAGTCGTCTACAGTCAGACGCAGGTCATTGCag AGAACGTGAAGGACTGGGGGAAGGTGGTTCTGGCTTACGAACCCGTGTGGGCCATCGGAACAGGCAAGACGGCTACACCTGAGCAG gctCAGGAGGTCCATGAGAAGCTGCGCTCGTGGCTCAGAGCCAACATCTCGGACGACGTCGCCGACTCTGTGCGCATCATCTACGGAG GTTCAGTGACCGGAGTGAACTGCAGAGAGCTGGCGTCTCAGGACGACGTGGACGGCTTCCTGGTGGGAGGAGCTTCGCTGAAACCGGAGTTTGTCGACATCATCAATGCACGCGCGTAA
- the gnb3b gene encoding guanine nucleotide-binding protein G(I)/G(S)/G(T) subunit beta-3b, which produces MAAEKAEMDALKKECDGLRTKIENARKAVNDSTMSSAAGGVASVGRIQLKLRKTLKGHLAKIYSMHWSADSRQMVSASQDGKLLIWDCFTGNKLVAVPLKSAWVMSVAFAPSGNLVASGGLDNICTVYNIKSASPKTLRELDAHTGYLSCCRFLSDSEILTASGDTTCCLWDLETGKQKTIFTNHIGDCMSLALSPDMNTFISGACDSLAKLWDLREGTCKQTFSGHTSDINAISFFPNGHVIITGSDDCSCKMYDLRSDQEVITYQDASLNAGVTSVALSNSGRLIFAGYDDFNCHIWDSLKGEKVGVLSGHDNRVSCTGVPLDGMGVCTGSWDSCLKLWN; this is translated from the exons ATGGCAGCGGAGAAAGCTGAAATGGATGCGCTGAAAAAGGAGTGCGATGGCCTCCGTACAAAGATTGAG AATGCCCGTAAAGCTGTGAATGACAGCACCATGTCATCAGCAGCAGGGGGCGTCGCCTCAGTGGGACGAATCCAGCTGAAGCTCAGGAAGACGCTCAAGGGACACCTGGCCAAGATCTACTCCATGCACTGGTCAGCTGACTCCAG ACAGATGGTCAGTGCGTCACAGGATGGAAAGCTTCTGATCTGGGACTGCTTCACTGGGAACAAG TTGGTCGCCGTCCCACTAAAGTCAGCCTGGGTGATGAGCGTCGCCTTCGCCCCCTCTGGTAACCTGGTGGCCAGTGGTGGTCTGGACAACATCTGCACAGTCTACAACATCAAGTCGGCCAGTCCCAAGACCCTCAGGGAGCTGGACGCTCACACAG GTTACCTGTCCTGCTGCCGTTTCCTTAGCGACTCTGAGATCCTGACAGCCTCTGGTGACACCACCTG CTGTCTGTGGGACCTGGAAACTGGCAAGCAGAAGACCATCTTCACCAACCACATTGGAGACTGCATGTCCCTGGCTCTCTCCCCAGACATGAACACCTTCATCTCTGGAGCCTGTGACTCCCTGGCCAAGCTGTGGGACCTGAGGGAAGGGACCTGCAAGCAGACCTTCTCTGGACACACCAGCGACATCAACGCCATCTCT TTCTTCCCCAACGGACACGTGATCATCACAGGCTCCGATGACTGTTCCTGCAAGATGTACGACCTGCGCTCCGACCAGGAGGTGATCACCTACCAGGACGCCAGCCTGAACGCCGGCGTCACGTCTGTGGCTCTGTCCAACTCCGGCCGCCTTATCTTCGCCGGCTACGACGACTTCAACTGCCACATCTGGGACTCGCTGAAGGGAGAGAAAGTTg gtgTGCTGTCCGGCCATGACAACAGGGTGAGCTGCACCGGCGTCCCTCTTGATGGAATGGGCGTCTGCACAGGATCCTGGGACAGCTGTCTCAAACTGTGGAACTGA